One genomic window of Candidatus Pseudobacter hemicellulosilyticus includes the following:
- a CDS encoding S8 family serine peptidase, producing MKDLYCLLLASLLFCAPALAQRDRQTVQFRSGTLHGEPNIQRQRSGEWQQQVRYRDHQYVLLRFSTLPNARQRQELAQQGVQLFDYIPGNAFYAELPDQLAFRSLEKYAVDGVFNTRPALKLSKALQEPASPGITGPGQYFAVHYFGSLPAAEIISALLAAGARLSDQSIKLEKAILIQADTSVLQRIAALPFVSYVHEQTIRDQPLNNRNRQAYGAAALGMTTGRNLQGRGVTIGIGDQGEPNHLDIASRLINRNPNTPDFHGLHTGGTVSGAGHLNPLYKGMAPRSTLVSNYFSNILINTPLYVSEYGMVLTNNSYESSSAGCIGTGVYDALSNYVDAQLYNDEELLHVFASGNSGNSTCYTYPASFHTVRSGFQSSKNALIVGNINSMDDVIAANSSCGPVDDGRIKPELVAGGVNVWSTSFGNTYANNSGTSMSAPTVTGTLALLVERYRQLHGGANPPAALIKAAACNSAEDMGNPGPDYTFGFGRLNAVSAVETLEENRYFLGSVGPGPGITHTIPAGPPGASRLKVMLYWTDAPANPGAALALVNNLDLTVTGTDAFQHRPLILNPDPAFVDADAAEGVDNLNNIEQVVINNLPAGPFTVRVTGSAVPSGAQQYVVVYQWLQPSVRLGYPLGAETLVPGETEYIRWEAYNAGNSGFTLEYSADNGGSWNTISNTVPAADRRLAWTVPNIISTEVLVRVTSNSAGYTDQSSQRFTILDTNRVTMTRPCPGFVQLNWSAVDGASSYDVLQLINDSMVVIANVTGTSYLVSGLLKNGTGYWFACRPLIGTAPGRQSSAIIAIPNTGNCNTAAFRYDLAPELLLAPVTGRTYTRNEPGLVKPKVRISNAGPSAINTAFTVSYQVNNGSVVTETANLPIAIRSNADYTFLQPYDFSAPGDYSIRCWVDLDLDPFPANDTLLVLVKHLENEPVLLNPSVVEGFETVQDSSYSRLIQGFPGLDRMDFNASNNNGRARFFVNNGFARSGQQALILDQRTKSTTINADSATVTFNFSNYSDSDQLWLDLYYRNHGINFVAPGNAVWVRGNDTASWINVFNMPIEPENFGIYRMVKAINISQALATANPAQSVSSSFQLCFGQQGYTSAASVMPLDSLEDGISYDDVIITRAVNDVSVSAILSPATTGVCSLGNNEAITLELNNYSSSTLNNVAVSYKLNGTVVTETISLSPGTAIPFTFSGRVNLSAFRQYNLQAWVHYPTDNYRNNDTVPEIVFHTTPLVSSFPYLEGFEQDNGHWYTMGKASSWVRGKPEKSIINKAANGDNAWTTGLLGGYNDNEQSYLYSPCFNLSGLSHPVLSFSHIFQLEDNCDCDYHWVEYSTDDVTWTSLGLVGQGTNWYNYAPARWRLSKPNWHVASIAIPVTAPRVRFRFVMSSDIGGTREGVGIDDIHVFDQTVIYTGSEIAAGLLTNTVNGNSWQHFDMAGQRLLSIQPQGQDLGTVEVQAYFNTDPVRVHHNQYYLDRNLVVKASTPPTGNVRVRYYFTEAEMNRLLNASGCMPCNKPADAYETGVTQYSGINENSTLDDNASTGYRFLLPRTNVQIIPFFNGYYAEFTVNRFSEFWINGGGPDVPLPVTLSSFTATRNGGSTLLQWSTAQESNSQLFIIEKSLDGQLFTAIGTLPAAGNSNQPLEYQFTDPQLRPGTSYYRLNMVDLDGSHRFSPVRTIQMEDDPFLLRYYPNPVVNGRLTLETGADAYRVELTDMQGRLLMTLPVRGRTQQLSLPAISKGAYLLTAYTTAGKKTVKIVVGKER from the coding sequence ATGAAGGATCTCTACTGTTTACTGCTTGCCAGTCTGCTTTTTTGTGCGCCGGCGCTTGCCCAGCGCGACAGACAAACTGTGCAATTCAGGTCAGGCACTTTGCATGGCGAGCCCAATATCCAGCGCCAGCGCTCAGGAGAATGGCAGCAGCAGGTCCGCTACCGGGATCACCAGTACGTATTATTGCGGTTCAGCACACTGCCCAATGCCCGCCAGCGCCAGGAGCTGGCACAGCAGGGCGTTCAGCTGTTTGATTATATTCCCGGTAATGCCTTTTATGCTGAACTGCCCGACCAGCTTGCTTTCCGCAGTCTTGAAAAATACGCCGTAGACGGCGTGTTCAATACCCGCCCCGCACTGAAATTATCCAAAGCCCTGCAGGAGCCCGCCAGTCCCGGCATCACCGGCCCTGGTCAGTACTTTGCCGTACACTATTTCGGCAGCCTGCCGGCAGCTGAGATCATCAGCGCCCTGCTGGCAGCAGGCGCCCGTCTCAGCGATCAGTCCATCAAACTGGAAAAAGCCATCCTGATCCAGGCCGATACTTCGGTACTGCAACGGATAGCAGCCCTGCCCTTTGTCAGTTATGTCCATGAGCAAACGATCAGGGACCAGCCACTGAACAATAGGAACCGGCAGGCCTATGGCGCCGCAGCCCTGGGAATGACCACCGGACGTAATCTCCAGGGAAGAGGCGTGACCATCGGCATCGGCGACCAGGGCGAGCCCAACCACCTGGACATAGCCAGCCGGCTGATCAACCGCAACCCCAATACACCGGATTTCCATGGCCTCCATACAGGCGGCACTGTTTCCGGCGCAGGCCACCTCAATCCCCTGTACAAGGGAATGGCGCCGCGCTCCACCCTGGTCAGTAACTATTTCAGCAATATCCTCATCAACACCCCCCTCTACGTCAGTGAATACGGCATGGTGCTGACCAATAACTCCTATGAGTCCAGCTCCGCAGGCTGTATCGGGACCGGTGTTTATGACGCCCTCAGTAATTATGTGGACGCCCAGCTGTACAATGATGAAGAACTGCTCCACGTATTTGCTTCTGGTAACAGCGGCAATTCCACCTGCTATACCTATCCCGCTTCCTTCCATACCGTACGCTCCGGTTTTCAAAGCAGCAAAAATGCGCTGATAGTAGGCAATATCAATTCTATGGATGATGTTATTGCCGCCAACTCCAGTTGCGGGCCTGTTGATGATGGCCGTATCAAACCGGAACTGGTAGCCGGCGGCGTTAATGTCTGGTCCACCTCTTTCGGAAATACCTATGCGAACAACTCAGGCACCAGCATGTCAGCACCTACTGTAACCGGTACGCTGGCCCTGCTGGTAGAGCGCTATCGGCAGCTGCATGGCGGCGCCAATCCGCCTGCCGCACTGATCAAGGCAGCCGCCTGTAATTCGGCTGAGGATATGGGTAATCCGGGACCTGACTATACATTTGGCTTCGGCAGGCTTAATGCCGTGAGTGCCGTGGAGACACTGGAAGAGAACCGCTATTTCCTTGGCAGTGTTGGCCCGGGGCCCGGCATCACCCATACCATTCCTGCCGGCCCTCCCGGCGCCAGCCGCCTGAAGGTCATGCTGTACTGGACCGATGCACCGGCCAACCCGGGCGCAGCCCTGGCCCTGGTCAATAACCTGGACCTTACCGTTACCGGTACGGATGCCTTCCAGCACCGGCCGCTGATCCTGAATCCCGATCCGGCCTTTGTTGATGCGGATGCAGCGGAAGGAGTGGACAACCTGAACAATATTGAACAGGTAGTGATCAATAACCTGCCAGCCGGCCCCTTTACTGTCCGGGTAACAGGCAGCGCTGTTCCTTCGGGCGCACAGCAATACGTGGTGGTATACCAGTGGCTGCAGCCATCGGTCAGACTGGGCTATCCCCTCGGGGCAGAGACCCTGGTACCCGGTGAAACAGAATATATCCGCTGGGAAGCCTATAATGCCGGCAATAGCGGGTTCACCCTGGAATACTCCGCTGATAACGGCGGCTCCTGGAATACTATCAGCAATACTGTGCCGGCGGCAGACCGCCGCCTTGCCTGGACAGTCCCCAATATCATTTCTACTGAAGTGCTTGTCCGGGTAACCAGCAATAGCGCGGGGTATACGGACCAGAGCAGCCAGCGCTTTACCATACTGGATACCAACCGGGTCACTATGACCAGGCCCTGTCCCGGATTTGTACAGCTCAACTGGTCAGCTGTTGATGGCGCCAGCTCCTATGATGTGCTGCAGCTGATCAATGACAGCATGGTGGTCATAGCCAATGTCACCGGCACCAGCTACCTGGTTTCAGGTTTATTGAAAAACGGGACCGGTTACTGGTTTGCCTGCAGGCCACTGATCGGCACAGCACCCGGCAGACAGTCAAGCGCTATTATCGCCATTCCCAATACCGGCAACTGCAATACCGCCGCATTCAGGTATGATCTGGCGCCGGAACTCTTGCTGGCGCCGGTAACAGGGAGGACCTATACCCGCAACGAGCCGGGACTGGTAAAGCCAAAGGTCCGCATTTCCAATGCCGGCCCATCAGCCATCAATACCGCTTTTACAGTTTCCTACCAGGTGAACAATGGGTCTGTTGTGACCGAAACGGCTAACCTGCCCATTGCTATCCGGTCCAATGCAGACTATACCTTTTTACAGCCCTACGATTTTTCTGCGCCTGGCGATTACAGTATCCGTTGCTGGGTAGATCTTGACCTTGACCCATTCCCAGCCAATGACACCCTGCTTGTGCTGGTCAAACACCTGGAAAATGAACCGGTACTACTGAACCCTTCCGTAGTTGAAGGATTTGAAACGGTACAGGACAGCAGTTATAGCAGGCTGATCCAGGGCTTCCCGGGACTGGACCGGATGGATTTCAATGCCAGTAACAATAATGGCAGGGCCCGTTTTTTTGTGAATAATGGTTTTGCACGCAGCGGTCAGCAGGCGCTTATCCTGGACCAGAGAACAAAATCCACCACTATCAATGCCGATAGCGCCACTGTTACCTTTAATTTCTCCAACTATTCAGACAGCGATCAGCTCTGGCTGGATCTTTACTACCGTAATCATGGTATCAACTTTGTGGCGCCCGGCAATGCCGTCTGGGTCCGCGGTAATGATACGGCCAGCTGGATCAATGTTTTCAATATGCCGATAGAACCGGAGAATTTTGGCATTTACCGCATGGTCAAGGCCATCAATATCAGCCAGGCCCTGGCCACAGCCAATCCGGCGCAGTCCGTCAGCAGCAGTTTCCAGCTCTGTTTTGGCCAGCAGGGATATACTTCTGCAGCATCTGTAATGCCCCTGGACAGCCTGGAAGACGGTATCAGCTATGACGATGTCATTATTACGCGGGCCGTCAATGACGTCAGCGTGAGCGCCATCCTGAGCCCTGCCACTACAGGCGTCTGCAGCCTCGGCAACAACGAGGCCATCACCCTGGAGCTCAACAATTACAGCAGCAGCACCCTGAATAATGTGGCCGTATCCTATAAGCTGAACGGTACAGTGGTGACAGAAACCATCTCCCTGTCGCCCGGCACGGCAATCCCCTTCACCTTCTCCGGACGGGTCAATCTCTCCGCCTTCCGGCAATACAACCTGCAGGCATGGGTTCACTACCCTACTGACAATTACCGGAATAATGATACGGTTCCCGAGATCGTTTTCCATACCACCCCGCTGGTCAGCAGTTTCCCCTACCTGGAAGGCTTTGAGCAGGACAATGGGCATTGGTATACTATGGGCAAGGCCAGCAGCTGGGTCCGGGGCAAGCCGGAGAAAAGCATCATCAACAAAGCCGCCAATGGCGATAATGCCTGGACCACCGGGCTGCTGGGCGGCTATAACGACAATGAGCAATCGTACCTGTACTCTCCCTGCTTTAACCTGAGCGGCCTCAGCCACCCCGTATTGTCCTTCAGTCATATTTTCCAGCTGGAAGACAATTGCGATTGCGATTACCACTGGGTGGAATACAGTACCGATGATGTTACCTGGACCAGTCTGGGACTGGTTGGCCAGGGTACCAACTGGTACAACTACGCCCCTGCACGCTGGCGGCTGTCCAAACCCAACTGGCATGTAGCCAGCATAGCTATTCCTGTTACCGCACCCAGGGTCCGCTTCCGCTTTGTGATGAGCAGCGATATCGGCGGCACCCGCGAAGGCGTGGGCATTGATGATATCCATGTTTTTGATCAGACCGTTATCTATACCGGCTCCGAGATAGCCGCCGGCCTGCTGACAAACACCGTGAATGGTAACAGCTGGCAGCATTTTGACATGGCCGGTCAGCGGCTCCTGTCCATCCAGCCGCAGGGCCAGGACCTGGGCACGGTGGAGGTGCAGGCCTATTTCAATACAGATCCTGTCCGCGTCCATCATAACCAGTATTACCTGGACCGCAACCTGGTGGTCAAAGCCAGCACCCCGCCCACCGGCAATGTACGGGTACGCTATTATTTTACAGAGGCTGAAATGAACCGCCTGCTCAATGCCAGCGGCTGCATGCCCTGTAACAAACCGGCGGACGCCTATGAAACCGGCGTTACCCAATATAGCGGCATCAATGAGAACAGTACGCTGGATGACAATGCCAGCACAGGTTACCGGTTCTTACTGCCCCGTACAAACGTGCAGATCATCCCCTTCTTTAATGGCTACTATGCTGAGTTCACCGTTAACCGCTTTTCTGAGTTCTGGATCAATGGCGGCGGCCCGGACGTTCCCCTGCCGGTAACCCTGAGTTCCTTTACAGCTACCCGTAATGGCGGCAGCACCCTGCTGCAATGGAGTACGGCGCAGGAAAGCAACAGCCAGCTGTTCATCATTGAAAAGAGCCTGGATGGGCAACTGTTCACGGCCATCGGCACCCTGCCCGCAGCCGGCAACAGCAACCAGCCCCTGGAGTACCAGTTCACTGATCCGCAGCTCCGGCCCGGCACCAGCTACTACCGGTTGAATATGGTAGATCTTGACGGCAGCCACCGCTTTTCCCCTGTCCGCACTATACAAATGGAGGACGACCCCTTCCTGCTTCGTTACTATCCTAACCCCGTAGTCAACGGCCGGCTGACCCTTGAAACAGGGGCCGATGCGTACCGGGTGGAACTCACAGATATGCAGGGCAGGCTGCTGATGACCCTGCCGGTACGGGGCCGGACCCAACAGCTTTCACTCCCGGCCATCAGCAAAGGCGCCTACCTGCTTACGGCATATACAACCGCAGGGAAAAAAACAGTCAAAATTGTAGTGGGCAAAGAAAGATGA